In Rubrivirga marina, the following are encoded in one genomic region:
- a CDS encoding FtsB family cell division protein — protein sequence MSKRFRRNVLIAGVIGLGLWVAFFDSHSVYRRASYAHELDRLTVENQRLAKENETLEARLDAGLDDVTLERVAREEYGMRRPGERVYRVEASE from the coding sequence ATGAGCAAGCGCTTTCGCCGGAACGTCCTGATCGCCGGGGTGATCGGGCTCGGACTCTGGGTCGCGTTCTTCGACAGCCACAGCGTGTACCGCCGGGCGAGCTACGCCCACGAGCTCGACCGGCTGACCGTCGAGAACCAGCGGCTCGCCAAAGAGAACGAGACGTTGGAGGCCCGGCTGGACGCCGGCCTCGACGACGTGACGCTCGAACGGGTGGCCCGAGAGGAGTACGGGATGCGCCGCCCCGGCGAGCGCGTCTACCGCGTCGAAGCGTCGGAGTAG